In one window of Microplitis demolitor isolate Queensland-Clemson2020A chromosome 4, iyMicDemo2.1a, whole genome shotgun sequence DNA:
- the LOC103574604 gene encoding regulator of telomere elongation helicase 1 homolog yields MPEIKINNIVVNFPFEPYDVQKTYMSKVIECLQNKKHGVLESPTGTGKTLCLLCSSLSWLMTKKAHLQAQMLVGAVENPEFGGKFFEKLKKDLEMASGGGSADGEGSEGGGGGGVGKGQGFGWSQPKIIYASRTHSQLTQVMGELKRTSFKHLKVAVIGSRDQLCIHPEISKESNSADKIHLCQAKVRTRSCMYYNNVENRKEEAIFKDTICDIEDLVKAGTKFKCCPYFMAKELKQSADITFMPYNYLLDAKTRRSQAIDLQNHIILLDEAHNVEKTCEESASLQISSTDIALCIDEISSVMKRLLEEEESPEIGFDNDKEAQKDFTADDLCLLKSIFLALESAIDALVIKEPNGDTYPGSFIFELLESAELTSKELQVAEKLDKIVLWLSTTSTSPFARAGRALQKFSDFIRTVFTSSSSSMSRHRERIRECYKIFITPEPTKSKKDGWNATKPVNQSAKLISYWCFSPGFGMRQLLELGVHSIILTSGTLSPLKPFISELGIPIDVQLENPHIVATKQISIGVLGQGPDGHPLNSSFNTRNDPKYISSLGRTIFNFSCLIPHGLLVFFPSYPIMKKCCDDWQQTGLWSTICAKKPVFVEPQGKDTFNAIINDYYAKIRDPAARGAIFLAVCRGKVSEGLDFSDNYGRAVLVTGLPYPPMMDPRVLLKQKYLDEVRVKNKGGLTGAQWYQLEASRAVNQAVGRIIRHIGDFGAIILCDCRFNGAQFKEHLSKWLKPYVKNYSNFGMVTRELRDFFKNVGVCVRNEREISTVDRLPTVGRLPVVGTSGVGTAAKVGRSKGEVREENVDLKAYKSEGVDKSDKGTINFVTSKVKGNWSGRSWEATKEEGDSVAKKRKLKIQKFEVNYLEADNSDGKIESAVGKTDFSGGKGNFGGESGGRGESGGSGGHAEAGSVVKKEKFENLAGNSNGKVEKNDDKKSIGQKYLKSVKKSLTKENFQIFAKIIESYRARGNFDELCKTLEKLFLECGEEKQDLFVGFKTFLKKQHIEEFDNYCKRL; encoded by the exons atgccggaaattaaaataaataatatagttgttaattttccatttgaaCCTTATGATGTACAAAAGACTTATATGTCAAAAGTTATCGAatgtttacaaaataaaaaacatggAGTACTTGAGTCACCTAcag gAACTGGTAAAACTTTGTGTCTCTTATGTTCATCACTGAGCTGGTTGATGACAAAGAAAGCGCATCTGCAGGCGCAGATGCTCGTCGGGGCTGTGGAGAATCCAGAGTTCGgcggtaaattttttgaaaaattaaaaaaagacttGGAAATGGCAAGTGGAGGCGGGAGTGCTGATGGAGAAGGAAGTGAAGGAGGTGGAGGTGGAGGGGTAGGAAAAGGCCAAGGGTTCGGGTGGTCGCAGCCGAAGATCATTTACGCCTCGCGGACTCACTCGCAGCTGACTCAGGTGATGGGCGAGTTGAAGAGGACGAGCTTCAAGCATTTGAAGGTCGCAGTTATTGGGTCCAGGGACCAGTTGTGTATTCACCCGGAGATTTCGAAGGAGAGCAACTCGGCTGATAAAATTCATCTGTGTCAGGCCAAAGTTAGGACTCGCTCGTGCatgtattataataatgtgGAAAACAG AAAAGAAGAAGCGATTTTTAAAGACACAATCTGCGACATCGAAGACCTAGTGAAAGCGGGAACAAAATTCAAATGCTGCCCCTACTTCATGGCCAAGGAGCTGAAACAATCTGCAGACATAACCTTCATGCCTTACAACTACCTCCTGGACGCTAAAACCCGTCGCTCTCAAGCCATCGACCTCCAGAACCACATAATCCTCCTCGACGAGGCGCACAACGTCGAAAAAACCTGCGAAGAATCAGCGTCCCTCCAGATCTCCAGCACAGACATCGCTCTCTGCATCGACGAGATCTCTTCAGTAATGAAGCGCCTGCTCGAAGAAGAAGAATCTCCCGAAATTGGGTTCGACAACGACAAGGAAGCGCAGAAAGACTTCACCGCCGACGACCTCTGCCTCCTGAAGAGCATCTTCCTCGCCCTAGAGTCTGCCATCGACGCCCTGGTCATCAAAGAACCCAACGGTGACACTTACCCCGGCTCATTCATTTTCGAACTCCTCGAGTCGGCGGAACTAACCTCCAAAGAACTCCAGGTCGCCGAAAAACTCGACAAGATCGTCCTCTGGCTCTCCACGACCTCTACGTCGCCCTTCGCCCGAGCAGGTCGCGCGCTCCAGAAGTTTTCTGACTTCATCCGCACAGTCTTTACCAGCTCCTCGTCCTCAATGTCTCGTCACCGTGAGCGAATCCGCGAATGCTACAAGATCTTCATCACACCCGAGCCCACCAAGTCCAAGAAAGACGGCTGGAACGCTACCAAACCCGTCAACCAATCAGCTAAATTAATCAGCTACTGGTGCTTCAGCCCCGGGTTCGGGATGCGTCAACTCCTGGAGCTCGGTGTCCATTCCATCATCCTGACCAGCGGAACCCTTTCGCCCTTGAAGCCCTTCATCTCTGAACTCGGCATCCCCATCGATGTCCAGCTGGAGAACCCCCACATCGTCGCGACCAAGCAAATCAGCATCGGGGTCCTGGGCCAGGGTCCCGACGGCCATCCTCTAAACTCTTCCTTCAACACCAGGAACGACCCTAAGTACATCTCCAGCCTCGGCAGAACCATCTTCAACTTCAGCTGCCTAATTCCCCATGGACTCCTGGTCTTCTTCCCCTCGTATCCGATCATGAAGAAGTGCTGCGACGACTGGCAGCAAACCGGCCTCTGGAGTACCATCTGCGCCAAGAAGCCCGTCTTCGTCGAGCCTCAGGGTAAGGACACATTCAATGCCATTATCAATGACTATTATGCTAAGATTAGGGACCCAGCAGCCCGGGGCGCCATTTTTCTTGCGGTCTGTAGAGGAAAGGTCAGTGAAGGTCTCGACTTTTCTGATAACTACGGCCGCGCTGTGTTGGTAACTGGTCTACCTTATCCACCGATGATGGACCCTAGGGTCCTGCTAAAGCAGAAATATCTAGACGAAGTCAGGGTCAAAAACAAGGGGGGTCTTACTGGCGCCCAGTGGTACCAATTAGAGGCCTCCCGCGCAGTTAATCAGGCAGTGGGAAGAATCATTCGACATATTGGTGATTTTGGCGCCATTATTTTGTGCGACTGTAGGTTTAATGGCGCCCAATTTAAAGAACATTTGTCCAAGTGGTTGAAGCCCTATGtcaaaaattacagtaattttgGGATGGTGACCAGAGAGTTGagggattttttcaaaaatgtcgGGGTCTGTGTACGAAACGAGCGCGAAATATCGACAGTCGACAGGCTACCGACTGTTGGTAGGTTACCGGTGGTCGGTACATCCGGTGTCGGTACAGCAGCGAAGGTTGGGAGGAGTAAGGGTGAGGTCAGGGAGGAAAATGTCGATCTGAAAGCTTACAAAAGTGAGGGAGTGGATAAAAGTGATAAGGGCACGATTAATTTTGTGACCAGCAAGGTTAAGGGCAACTGGAGTGGGAGAAGCTGGGAGGCTACTAAAGAAGAGGGCGACTCTGTTGCTAAAAAAAGGAAACTTAAGATACAGAAATTTGAAGTCAATTATTTGGAGGCTGATAACTCAGATGGTAAAATCGAATCGGCGGTCGGTAAAACAGATTTTAGTGGCGGGAAGGGAAATTTTGGAGGTGAGAGTGGGGGTAGAGGGGAAAGTGGGGGGTCTGGAGGGCACGCAGAGGCGGGGAGTGTcgttaagaaagaaaaatttgaaaatttggcgggaaattcaaatgggaaagtggaaaaaaatgatgataagaAATCCATTGGacagaaatatttgaaaagtgTGAAAAAATCTTTgacgaaagaaaattttcaaatctttgCTAAAATTATTGAGAGTTATCGCGCTCGAGGTAATTTTGATGAGTTGTGTAAAacattggaaaaattatttttggaatgtGGGGAGGAAAAACAAGACTTGTTTGTGGGATTTAagacttttttgaaaaaacagcATATTGAAGAgtttgataattattgtaagCGTTTGTAg
- the LOC103574606 gene encoding T-complex protein 11-like protein 1: MEDKNSDPSPSSSGINKSNDDNNKERQWSANFLTGASPPKFVSLDEIINAANGMTNMALAHEIAVDKNFKLDPALFSNDINGYENEDEGQDDNGTKTKKLQKKVKEIMHNAFWNLLKQQLNDDPPDYTQALVLLREIRETLEDLVLPHHKKIRENLREILDIDLIKQQAEKGVLNFTHYSHYVLNLMSKICAPVRDEKIRELLECTDIVDTFKGIMETLQLMKLDLANFTITMMRPNIVASSIEYEKKKFAQFLEIQADGLQYTRRWLLKHLDDKKIEGANDVNGLKQVTHYLLAEAYLDLLNWDSCPEAETLMLDQGRLLELRDKINRLTIIGSILLICGSTVGGLMQDVDKFKKNVKQHLDVILDTVHSNKELEKIMPNVVIQIKEDINVILKEIHNKELDKETESILERQIMELTNEDHKIRSLVNLRIRQFLEKIILSQNAVPTQVPPGLSSLQEELASIAARFFIIVAHNRSVFGEYYQEIVATEISNRKSTLGSINHDNAIMDA; encoded by the exons atggagGATAAAAATAGTGACCCAAGTCCATCGTCATCAGGAATCAATAAATCTAATGATGATAACAACAAAGAGAG gCAGTGGTCAGCAAATTTTCTAACAGGAGCATCTCCGCCAAAGTTTGTATCACTTGACGAAATAATAAACGCTGCAAATGGAATGACAAATATGGCGCTGGCACACGAGATAGccgttgataaaaatttcaaattagacCCTGCGTTATTCAGCAACGATATAAATGGCTACGAAAATGAAGATGAGGGTCAAGATGACAACGGAACCAAGACCAAGAAATTACAAAAGAAAGTCAAGGAAATTATGCACAATGCGTTTTGGAATTTACTAAAGCAGCAGTTGAATGATGACCCACCAGATTACACTCAAGCGCTGGTGCTATTGCGCGAAATACGcgag aCTCTGGAAGATTTAGTTTTACctcatcataaaaaaattcgtgaAAATTTACGTGAAATTTTAGACATTGATCTGATAAAACAACAAGCGGAAAAAggagttttgaattttactcaCTACTCTcattatgttttaaatttaatgagcaAAATATGCGCGCCAGTGCGCGATGAAAAAATACGGGAATTATTAGAATGTACTGACATTGTCGACACGTTCAAGGGAATAATGGAGACCCTGCAGCTGATGAAATTAGACCTTGCTAATTTTACAATCACGATGATGCGACCGAACATTGTCGCCTCGAGTATTGAATatgagaagaaaaaattcGCCCAGTTTTTGGAAATACAGGCTGATGGGTTGCAATATACTAGGAGGTGGCTACTCAAGCAtttagatgataaaaaaatagaggGTGCTAATGATGTCAATGGGCTCAAGCAAGTTACACATTATTTGCTAGCGGAAGCGTACTTGGATCTGCTTAACTGGGACTCTTGTCCGGAAGCTGAg ACGCTGATGCTAGATCAGGGACGATTATTAGAATTacgagataaaataaatagattgaCTATTATTGGATCGATACTGTTGATTTGCGGCAGTACAGTCGGTGGTTTAATGCAAgatgttgataaatttaagaaaaatgttaaGCAACATCTGGATGTTATTTTGGATACTGTCCATTCTAATAA agaattagaaaaaataatgccTAATGtggtaattcaaataaaagaaGATATAAATGTTATATTGAAGGAAATTCATAATAAAGAATTAGATAAAGAAACAGAATCGATTTTAGAACGACAAATTATGGAATTAACAAATGAAGATCATAAAATTCGATCACTCGTTA atctAAGAATCCGGCAATTcctcgaaaaaataattttatcccaAAACGCAGTGCCAACTCAAGTGCCCCCAGGTCTTTCTTCTCTCCAAGAAGAGCTTGCCTCGATAGCCGCCCGATTCTTTATAATAGTCGCCCACAATCGCAGCGTCTTCGGGGAATATTACCAAGAAATCGTCGCCACCGAAATCTCAAACCGAAAATCGACTCTCGGCTCCATCAATCATGACAACGCAATAATGGACgcctaa
- the LOC103580008 gene encoding sodium- and chloride-dependent glycine transporter 1 has product MRMEDSSPRIRPYLECWDETQDKLQNEDKYSVANSQAPLQDGEDEHPERGTWTGKFDFLLSLLGYSVGLGNVWRFPYLCYSNGGGAFLLPFTVMLIIAGLPLMFMELSLGQYASLGPVAAYKRFSPLLRGLGYGMVLVSSIVMLYYNLIIAWTLYYIFASVIGGSKVPWSDCAPEWSTEDCIDPQKSEDCINNNNTYYKRECLNSTQMSAMNLTVDNITSALRRPPAEEYFENNVLGISEGIEFTGTIRTPMAACLLLAWLIVFLCLSKGVQSSGKVVYFTALFPYVVLIALFVRGIMLPGADEGILYYLTPDWRRLASAKVWGDAAVQIFFALSPAWGGLITLSSYNKFDNNCYKDSLIVAVSNIGTSFFAGLVIFSVIGFLAHELNVPVASVVDQGAGLAFIVYPEVVARLPIAPIWSLLFFVMLLTLGLDSQFALMETVTTAILDGIPALRNFKVWVVLAVSIFGYCGGIIFTTNAGMYWLQLMDKYAANWSVLLIAITECILVAWVYGADRFLDDVQLMIGPRSKCWKFFWKWMWKVVTPAALFFILFFNWVEYEPLTYGTYIYPKWADVVGWLVGLYPVCVIIVLALFQLRKPKRRAYDDDDDFDDPKTSTSSETVRGYPDSVWGRARMLLQPTADWKPASQNSVTPSRTLTNPHSLGQHGYESVHDTIILVNGQPVIQPPSSKLPGPSILKNSSKVDLITSQQV; this is encoded by the exons atgaGAATGGAAGACTCATCACCAAGAATACGTCCTTATCTTGAGTGTTGGGAT GAAACACAAGACAAGTTACAGAACGAGGATAAATATTCAGTAGCGAATAGTCAAGCGCCATTGCAGGATGGCGAAGATGAACATCCAGAGCGTGGAACCTGGACGGgaaagtttgattttttattgtcattgcTCGGTTACAGCGTGGGACTGGGGAACGTTTGGCGGTTTCCGTACTTATGTTACTCGAATGGTGGTGGCGCGTTTTTGTTACCTTTTACAGTTATGTTGATTATCGCAGGATTACCTTTAATGTTTATGGAGTTATCGttag gtCAATATGCAAGTTTAGGTCCCGTAGCAGCTTACAAGCGATTTTCACCCCTACTTCGTGGTCTAGGCTACGGAATGGTTCTAGTCAGCTCAATAGTAATGCTCtactataatttaataattgccTGGACACTTTACTACATTTTTGCCTCCGTAATcg gtGGTAGTAAAGTTCCCTGGAGTGATTGCGCGCCAGAATGGAGTACCGAAGACTGTATTGATCCTCAGAAATCCGAAgattgtattaataataataatacttattaCAAACGTGAATGTTTAAATTCAACTCAAATGTCGGCGATGAATTTGACTGTCGATAATATTACGTCCGCGTTAAGGCGCCCACCTGCTGAAGAATATTTcga aaATAATGTACTGGGAATTAGCGAAGGAATTGAATTTACTGGAACAATTAGAACTCCAATGGCGGCTTGTTTATTACTCGCCTGGTTAATTGTGTTCCTTTGTTTGAGCAAAGGAGTCCAAAGTTCTGGAAAAGTTGTTTACTTTACTGCACTTTTTCCTTATGTGGTTCTG ATCGCGCTATTTGTCCGCGGGATAATGCTGCCTGGAGCTGACGAGGGCATTTTGTATTACTTGACACCCGATTGGCGGCGCTTGGCATCTGCAAAAGTCTGGGGCGACGCAGCagtacagattttttttgcCCTTAGTCCGGCTTGGGGTGGATTAATCACACTCAGCTCGTACAACAAATTCgataataattgttacaaGGACTCTCTGATAGTAGCAGTCAGTAATATTGGAACATCATTTTTTGCGGGACTAGTCATTTTTTCAGTTATCGGATTTCTTGCGCACGAATTAAATGTCCCTGTGGCCTCGGTCGTTGACCAGGGCGCTGGACTAGCATTCATTGTCTACCCAGAG GTCGTAGCTCGTTTGCCAATAGCGCCAATTTGGTCCCTGCTGTTTTTCGTCATGCTTCTAACTCTAGGCTTGGACTCACAATTCGCGCTGATGGAAACTGTGACTACTGCCATATTGGACGGGATTCCCGCGCTACGTAATTTCAAAGTGTGGGTCGTTTTGGCCGTTTCCATTTTTGGTTACTGCGGTGGCATAATTTTTACTACTAAC GCGGGAATGTATTGGCTCCAATTAATGGACAAGTACGCAGCTAATTGGTCAGTTCTACTAATCGCAATAACAGAATGTATTTTAGTAGCATGGGTCTACGGTGCAGATCGTTTCCTAGATGACGTTCAGCTCATGATTGGTCCACGTAGTAaatgttggaaatttttctggAAATGGATGTGGAAGGTCGTGACCCCAGCggcgttattttttattttgttctttAATTGGGTCGAATATGAGCCTCTCACTTACGGGACTTACATTTATCCAAAATGGGCAGATGTCGTAGGATGGCTCGTTGGTCTATACCCAGTTTGTGTCATTATAGTGCTGGCACTC ttccaaTTGAGGAAACCGAAACGAAGAGCTTACGACGACGATGACGACTTCGATGATCCCAAGACTTCAACAAGCTCTGAAACTGTACGAGGATATCCAGACAGTGTTTGGGGACGGGCGAGAATGCTCTTACAGCCAACAGCTGATTGGAAACCGGCTTCACAGAATTCTGTTACTCCTTCTAGGACTCTAACTAACCCCCACTCTTTag GCCAACATGGTTATGAATCAGTACACGATACAATAATTCTCGTTAATGGACAGCCGGTAATACAGCCGCCATCTTCAAAATTACCTGGCccgtcaattttaaaaaactcaagCAAAGTTGACTTAATAACATCTCAGCAAGTCTGA